Sequence from the Mixophyes fleayi isolate aMixFle1 chromosome 4, aMixFle1.hap1, whole genome shotgun sequence genome:
TTGTTTTTCTTTAACTAATGatcagctttttttttgttttgttacagtattaattgaaattatttttactattacatCTGAATGACCTCAAATTCACTTTGATTTACGTGTTcaatcattttcaaataaatttAGTCAAAATGAATCTCATGTACTCGTACGTGGAATCAGGGCCTTAATATTTTGCTactgtaaatataatttatttcccATCTCTAATAAACACATTGTGATGGGCCCTTCTGTCTAGTATAGACTGATGGCTTGTTTTACCATATTTAGTCAAATTATACAATAATAATTAAGTACACACTTTCTATATAGGACctaaaaacaggaaaatattaataaaaaaatatatatttgtcttaCCTGAAGTGAAGAGAACTATAGCTTTTAAACAACTATATTCAGCCGAGTCCACGTGTAATGCCTTCAGTTTTTCTACTTGCTCTTGAAAGATTCGTATGTGGTCCATAAAGGCCACGACTCTGTCCGCAGACATGGGGGAAGCGTGGAGACCAGCAGCGGCCAGGAGAGGGGCTACGTGGAGTGGCATTGAGCACTGGGCAGCGTTAAGCACAAACAACTCACTCCAGGTCAGCCTGAGCAGTGCCACCTGGTCTGTGATCTGCAGGTCTGGGAAGAAGGGGATATTCCGTGCCCACTCTACAGCACTGAAGAGCATCCTGGCTGCCAGTTCACAAATGTTCTCGATGCCCATAATGTTGTTGGGTTGCATGCATTGGCTGCCAAATCTAGAGGTCGGGTAGGGTTCTGCTCTCAGGAGAAGGGATATATATCCGGATAGATAGGAATGACAGTTGAGAGGGTCCCCATTTGTCAAGGCGAACTGACCATGAGTAGGCTGTGTGGGTGGCATTCTGCCCCTCTGTACGGCTGCAGTAAATAGAGAAGAAACTACAGCAATTAATATCTGCTTTGGTCTGGGTTACTTGTTGTCATGCAAGTTTTGTGTTCCCTGTCACAGCTACAcacacttaaaataaaaataaataaataaatgttataattttattttctccTACTCAGATCTGCGCTGCGCTTCTGCTGTGTTTTTATGATTAAATTACAACAACACACAATCTAAAGAACCCATTCCACAGTTGCTTAAAAAGCGCTCCTCTActtgcttaataaaaaaaaaatctgctgacTTCTCAAACACGAAGACATTCAATTTATTCTCCCATATGTGCTCATAATGTCCTTATGCTTCATTCTCCCATCTACACATATAATATTGCGGAaggattttaattatgttttatatatatatatatatatatatatatatatatatatatatatatatatatatataaagctcgTGTTCTGGAAAGGCTCCTCACGCTTTGCAGGATGACTATGAAAatagaattataataataaaaaatacaaataaacaaaggAATATTCTCATTTCGAGAGCTGGAGACAAATGCTTGCAGTTTTGCAGGCCTCTGCGTTCATTTCATTACATTTGCATGCAGAAAGCCACGGGGTATTGAAAGGATAATGTTTAAACTTTTCGAGGAGATGGAAGGATTTTGAAAGTATTGTGTGGAGTTTGCTACATTTGCTGAGATGTACGTGAGATTCTAAACAGGATAGGGTTAGTCAGACCAGCTGGAACACAAAGAAAGAGGCAGACTGTAACCCTTAGCCTACATAAGACAGCCTGCTGAGGTAGCTCGGCACACTATCAGCACGCTGTCCTTGTCTAATTTTATATCACAAAAGGTTTTGACTTTCACaagaggacacacacacacacacacacacacacacacacacacacacacacacacacacacacacacacacacacacacacacacacaccacctacAACAACCACACCGATCAGCAGACCTTCAGGCTATTTATATTTGCTATGGAACTAGAaacttaaattgtattttttaatggaggagagagagagagagcgtgtgtgtgtgtgtgtgtgtgtgtgtgtgtgtgtgtatgttggaaGACTCAGCTCCAAACTGTCCTCTGATCTTAATCAGTTTTAACTCCTGTGCAGAATGACATTCTAGGTCACAGGGGCCAGGGAGATTATTCCAcggagagggtttttttttctgttgttggagcaaagatgaataataaaaataaaaaaaacatactctgcATTTTATATTAACCCTTTCAGAGCCATGCAATGGGAAAACTAGATAAATGTCTAAATGCaaattttagttttcatttttttttatatacccaAACTCCATTTAACATTAAAACAGACATACGTCCAGCTAGATAAGAAAACAAAACTATTATTAATAATGACAATTGGATTACAATgaaggaaaacagaaaggcaAGCAAACTCACAGACCTGGCCATGCACGAGAAAGTTACACAATTGTCTGAACACTGAATGATGGGGGGATACAGAACAATAGGCAAGActggaaaacaaatgaaatccCAATACCTTCCCGTCTCATGCCAACTTTGAGGCATTTTTTGAGGCGACAGTACTGGCACTGATTGCGGTGGTGTTGGTCTATAGGGCAGTTCCTGTTGGCACGACAAGTGTAACTCAGATTTCTCCTTACACTTCTCTTGAAGAAGCTCTTGCAGCCTTCACAAGTGAACTGGCCATAGTGTTTGCCACTAGACTTGTCCCCACACACCACGCACTCAatgtgctgctgttgctgcttgtTGTCCCCTTGGCTCTGACTTGACTGGCTGGACGGGTTGGACTGGGCAGGGGTAGAAGAGGGCACTCCTTGCCCCGGGGTCTGCGGGGTGTGAGGTGCCCCAGCTGGCCCTTGCACTGGAGGTGGCTGTGAAGGTTGAGTTCCTGGCACATCGTCTTGAGGGTCTCGCCACGCACCCACTACCATTGCCATATCTATGGGGAAccgtttccaaactgcttcttcCTCTATTCTTCTTATGGTGCTTGTGGGATCAGACCAGGCAGctttaatatatgaaaaaaaaagggggggtctcagggaataaaaaaaagaagcagcagcagcagcagcagcagcagtgaacaATCAGATGAGTAGCAGGGTGTGTATACTGGTCTTGTGCAGGAGAAGACTTGGGGGTGTCTCTCTGTAGCTGAGGTGCAGACTTAGTGCTGGGGGCCAGGTCCTGGGAAGATCACAGTCAGCCATTCAGGAAAGCCATGGAGACAGACGAAGGGTTAAGGATTACAGGGGGGGAGACCTGCTCTTCTGCTTCTTCTCCTCCAGCGCTGGCAAACCAGTAGGGGAGTCTCTCCAGCAGGACTTGCTCAGATCCCTGCTTCCTCTGAGCATGAAAAAAAAGAGTCCAGTCTCCAGCCCCAGcaacaaataataacaataataataataataaaaagagagaagaggagcagTTCACAGCCTGCTGGACATCCTTCATGCAGAATAAACCCTCAAATAAAAGGCAGGAGCTTGGAATCAAAGTGATCAAATATGCTAAAGAGGGGGGGTAGGAAGTGATTGCGATTTGTAGGAAAGGGCTGGCAGAGTGGTGTCTCTCCGATCAGCTCACTGAGCTCTCTATATAGTGAACTTTGACACCACTGCTGCAACTTAGCACACGTTACCATGGCGACGCCGCTCCTTATAAGGCGAGAGATTGTGTTTAACTGGTCAGGGCTCCCAAGCCCTCCCCTTGCACCCGATTGGTCAGGCCAGCCTAGTGGTACAGAGTGCCTGCAACTCTGCATTGCCCGGTCCTAAAGACAGTCCGCTTCCCTCTAGTGCTCACTGCTCAGCACTGCTCTTTCAATTCAGACACAATAAGGTTGTAGAGGGtgacaataaatgtattaaaaatcccCTATTGCAAAATGGcaataaaaaagtagaaaaaaaaacaaaccctgcaCTCTCTTTAACGTTTTTTCTCATGTCAGATCCCCAACATAATACTGCttgatttaaaaacaatattaaagcaATTGCCTTCCTAAATATCTATATTATTGTTACTCGATGGTTAATGTAACAGTATTCTTGATGCTTTATTGGGAATATATGACATGTAGGGCTGTGCTCATCCATTTCAACCTAATTGATAAAGTTAAGAAATGAGCTGGAAGTGACTAGTATAGTGATAATATCCAACTCTTGTTTAAAGTACGAGAATGGATAATATAATTGTGCTACATGCATGTTGATGTGCATTACATATGAtccatatacatatatgcacacatttaaattaaaataatcatgCACATACATGCATGCATCTTTGCTGACATACTGCAGTCTGCTATAGTGAAGTATGAAGAAAAGAAGAATGAAGGAGCAGACACTGCTTTTACAGTCGAGGTGATAGAGGTTCAAATGGACAATACTCCTGTGTTGAAGAATGAGGGTCGGTACTGTTTGATCACTTGACCATCAGAATCTCAATAGCTGGGGCTATTATTTACTTCAGGGGAAGCATTCCGTGTCAGCTAAGGGCTGCAGATGCTTGTTGGTTTAAGCCTAATTGCACAGACAAGGCAAAGTGTCATTATTATCTGGGTACATCTATTATTTTACTGCTAGCAAATGTTATATTTCCTTGTACATGTCAGCAGCCAAAAATGACACTGCGGAAATAAAGTATTCTCTAGTTCGCTTTTTAATGTTAAGGTATCTGTCTTTTGTGCACACTTGTGAGATTACAATTTTCTATGTGCTCAGCCTCATAGAAAGCTAACAGCatgcaaatatattaaaacataaaataaaccacATACACAAAATCCACGCTGCCTGCCTCTCTGTACGTATAGACAAAAATATCTAAGTAGGGATCAATTTGAAATACTCTTGATTATTTTGCTAGGATTATTTGAACCCGCAACATCTTTACAGATAACTGCTTGCAATTcaatataattgtaatataaatagtgcacacatatacatgtcatatatatatatatatatatatatatatatatatatatgtacactcatatatatctgtgtatgtaatatatattttaaaaatgaagtgTTTGAAAGGACAGAATGAGCGTCTTACACGCACTCATAATAGAAGACAGTTACATATTGTATATCGTGCATATGTGGAGTCTACAGTCACTTGCTATAAGGGTAACATATGATATGGGGACCTAATGCTGGAACTATTTCACTTCTACAGCTCTACTAGAAAAATGCATTCAGGAGCTTCTATTGAAATAACCCTCTCACCCCACTCGCCATAAGTGTTTTAAGAGAAATGTATTATAAATCCTCAGATGGCATGAAGAAAACATACAATGCTAAGCATTATTTTATTGGTTGAGATTttggaattaaaataaaataatatatcaatGCAAGTATTTACTCCGATGACAGAGGATGTATGTTTTATCACAATGATCTTACATCTCAGGTCCACTTTacaataataaaatcatatttagCCAATAAGTCTAGTTCATGTCCTATTGGCCTCACCGAACACATTTAAAGGTCAATGTTTTAGGGAGATTTCATTCCTGGCCAATGCAGTCTACAGGGGGCAAACgatcagtattttattttaaagctaGTCAGCGCTCTGTTAGGCCATACAATGAATACCATCATTGTGTCAGATGCATCCTACCATTGTCCATTTCATGTGTAGATAGCAGGCAAGAGAGCTCACACTATCATTTGTCACATTACACGTTATAGCGAAGTGTTCATACTTAATAAGCAGTAACATATTCATTTACATGATCATAATTGAATGTCAGCTGCACATAAACCCAAAATTTTAAATACGTTCTTAAAAAAatttataatgaaaaaatattgtaGTTAACATTAGAAGCTAATTTCTAAGTAAATGTTGTCTTGTGTGTTGCAGGCTCCTTTGCACACAGAACTAGTTACCTATAACGCCAGAAAGAAACCAGTGGATTCCCATTCTTAGCGAGTGTACAGAAGTGTAggggtgtgtgagtgtgtgtgtgtctgtttcacAACCATCACACTGAAGTCCTGTGAATGGTGAGAGTGAGTCCCATTGTGTTCCTCTGAACTTCCAAGTCAATGCAATTTTGAACCAATGGCTTGTGGTACTTTCAGAATCACCAGGGGCTGTC
This genomic interval carries:
- the NR2F2 gene encoding COUP transcription factor 2 isoform X1, encoding MAMVVGAWRDPQDDVPGTQPSQPPPVQGPAGAPHTPQTPGQGVPSSTPAQSNPSSQSSQSQGDNKQQQQHIECVVCGDKSSGKHYGQFTCEGCKSFFKRSVRRNLSYTCRANRNCPIDQHHRNQCQYCRLKKCLKVGMRREVSSLFTAAVQRGRMPPTQPTHGQFALTNGDPLNCHSYLSGYISLLLRAEPYPTSRFGSQCMQPNNIMGIENICELAARMLFSAVEWARNIPFFPDLQITDQVALLRLTWSELFVLNAAQCSMPLHVAPLLAAAGLHASPMSADRVVAFMDHIRIFQEQVEKLKALHVDSAEYSCLKAIVLFTSDACGLSDVAHVESLQEKSQCALEEYVRSQYPNQPTRFGKLLLRLPSLRTVSSSVIEQLFFVRLVGKTPIETLIRDMLLSGSSFNWPYMSIQ
- the NR2F2 gene encoding COUP transcription factor 2 isoform X2, which codes for MAMVVGAWRDPQDDVPGTQPSQPPPVQGPAGAPHTPQTPGQGVPSSTPAQSNPSSQSSQSQGDNKQQQQHIECVVCGDKSSGKHYGQFTCEGCKSFFKRSVRRNLSYTCRANRNCPIDQHHRNQCQYCRLKKCLKVGMRREAVQRGRMPPTQPTHGQFALTNGDPLNCHSYLSGYISLLLRAEPYPTSRFGSQCMQPNNIMGIENICELAARMLFSAVEWARNIPFFPDLQITDQVALLRLTWSELFVLNAAQCSMPLHVAPLLAAAGLHASPMSADRVVAFMDHIRIFQEQVEKLKALHVDSAEYSCLKAIVLFTSDACGLSDVAHVESLQEKSQCALEEYVRSQYPNQPTRFGKLLLRLPSLRTVSSSVIEQLFFVRLVGKTPIETLIRDMLLSGSSFNWPYMSIQ
- the NR2F2 gene encoding COUP transcription factor 2 isoform X3; protein product: MQAIWDPEQGKYVFAVQRGRMPPTQPTHGQFALTNGDPLNCHSYLSGYISLLLRAEPYPTSRFGSQCMQPNNIMGIENICELAARMLFSAVEWARNIPFFPDLQITDQVALLRLTWSELFVLNAAQCSMPLHVAPLLAAAGLHASPMSADRVVAFMDHIRIFQEQVEKLKALHVDSAEYSCLKAIVLFTSDACGLSDVAHVESLQEKSQCALEEYVRSQYPNQPTRFGKLLLRLPSLRTVSSSVIEQLFFVRLVGKTPIETLIRDMLLSGSSFNWPYMSIQ